A region of the Bryobacteraceae bacterium genome:
AAACAGTTGAAAGACATTGTCGAAGACCAGGATCTCAGCCGTTATATCCTGTGAAAACTGCGCTGAAACAGGCCTCCATTTTCCTGCTGCTGATGCTCGCGCGCTGTGGCTATACCGGCGATCCGCTGCCGCCAGCGCTGATGATCCCCCAGCCGGTGCGCGATCTGGAGGGCTTCCAGCAGGGCGGCTCCGTCCTGCTCCGGTTTACCGTTCCCGCAAAGACCACCGAAGACCTGCTGCTGAAAACACCGCCGGAAATCGAGCTTCGCGCGGCGCCCAATCCCGAGGGCGGCTTCGAAATCCACCGCTGGTTTTCGGCGAGCACGCGCATCGAAAACGGCCAGGTGCGCGATGGCCGGGCGGAATTCCGCGCGCCGGCGCAACCCTGGATCGGCCGGGAAATGGTCTTCGCCGTCCGCACCATCGGCCCGAAACGGCGGCCGTCGGAGTGGTCCAACCTGCTCGTCCTTCGCATCGTGCCGCCGCCTCAGCCGCCGCGGGTCGTGCGCGCCGAGGGCACGCCGCAGGGCGTGCTGCTCGTCTGGGAGGGCGAGGGAAGCCGGTGGCGCGTCTTCCGCGTGCAGGGCAACGAGCGCACGCAGGCCGCCGAGGTGAGCGAAAGGCGCTGGCTGGACGAAGCGGCGCAGTACGGCGCCGCCTGCGAATACGCCGTGCAGCAGGTGGTCGAGACGGGCGCCGCGCCCGCCGTGAGCGAGCTCTCCGCGCCCGTCCGCATCGAATTCGAGGACCGCTTCCCGCCCGCCCCGCCCGCGGGATTGCGCGCCATCGCCGGCCCCGGCGCCATTGAGCTGAGCTGGGAGCGCAACACCGAACCGGACTGGAAGGCATACCAGGTTTGGCGCGCCGAACAGGGCGGCGAGCTCGTCCGGCTCGGCCCGCCCATCACCGCGTCTTCCCTCAGCGACACGAACATCGTTTCCGGCAGGCGCTACCGTTACGCGGTTTCCGCCCTCGACGAACGTGGCAACGAAAGCCGCCCGTGCGAACCGGTGGAAATCGTCGCACCATAAAAGAGATGCCCGCTTACGCCAGAATCGCCCGTGACAGCGCCGTGCCGATGGATGCCCCCGACCATCACCCGGGCGTCCTCTGCGGCCGCATCGAAGGCGGCCTCTTCGTCACCGCCACCGGTGCCGCCATGCCGCTCGACCGTGTGCGCTTCCTCCCGCCGGTCTGTCCCTCCAGGATCGTCTGCGTGGGCCGCAACTACGCCGAACACGCGCGCGAGCTTGGCAACGAGGTCCCCTCCGAGCCGCTCGTCTTCCTCAAGCCGCCTTCGTCGTTAAACGCGCACCGCGCGCCCGTCGTCTTTCCCCGCGGCGCGCAGACGCTTTCCTACGAAGGCGAACTCGCGCTCGTCATCGGCTGCCGCGCCCGCCGCGTCCCTGCCTCGGCCGCCTGGAACGTCGTCGCCGGCTTCACCGTACTCAACGACATCACCGCGCGGGACTGGCAGAAGAAAGACGGCCAGTGGACCCGCGCCAAGGGCAGCGACACCTTCTGCCCCGTCGGCCCATGCTGGGTGCCGAAAGACGCACTGCGTTTCGAAGACCTCCGCATCGTCACCCGCGTCAATGGCCAGGTCCGCCAGGATGCGCCGGTCACCGGCATGATCTTCCCCGTCCCGCAACTCGTCGAATTCATCACCTCGTTCATGACGCTCATGCCTGGCGACCTGATCGCCACCGGCACGCCCTCCGGCGTCGGCCCGCTCGAGCCGGGCGACGTCGTCTCGGTCGAGATCGCAGGCATCGGAACGCTGGAAAACCACATCGTCCCGGAGACGCCGTGAGGCGTCCGGTATAAAACATTTCTGTATGGAAGTGGTTTGGTTCGATCCCCGCCTCGCCGCCGGCGCCGCCCTCTCGGCCCTGCTGATGGCGGCGCTCGTCTGGATCATCTGCCGGCGACGGCTGACTCCCGCGGAGAAGGAACGCCGCCGCCGCATGGCCCTGAATCGCTGGCAGCGCACCGCCGAAGGCCTCGTGCTCGATGCGGGCCCGGACCTCATCCACTATCAGTACGAACTGCGCGGCGTCGCCTACTCCGCCTCTCAGGACGTCACCGCGCTGCGGCACCTGCTGCCGCCGGACCCGGCCCGCCTCATCGGGCCCGTCCACGTGAAGTATGATCCCAGAAACCCGGCCAACTCCATCATCCTTTGCGAGGAGTGGTCGGGACTGCCCGCCATCATCGTCACGAAGGAGCCGAAGGATGCAGATCACACCGAACCGCTGGAAAAACTGGGCCGCGGCTGCACTGCTGCTGGCGCTGGGCGCCGCCCTGGGAGCGGCGGCGAATAAGTACTCGAGGCCGAAGACCGTCCTCCACGTCGTCACCCTCTATTACAGGGACGGAACGACCGAGGAACAGAAGCAGGCCGTGCTCGAAGGCGTCGAAAAGATGGCCGCGGAAATCCCCGGCATCCGCAACATCTGGCTCAGGCCCCTGAAGGTGCAGGGCACGCGCGCCGAACGCCAGCCCGACGGCAGCTACCGCATGCGCGCCATGACGGACGCCTTCGTCATCGAGTTCGAAAGCGAGGCCGCCTTCAAGGCCTACGAAGACCATCCCGCCCACCGCGCCTGGGCCGACAACATCTATCTGCCCGTGCGCGGCTATTCCTACACGCACGACATTACGAACTGATCCGGGCGCCAGCCGGTCGGCGGCGGACGTGTATTCTGAAAACTATGCGTCGCTGTCTCCTCCTGCTGGCCGCCGCTGCGGCCGCCGTCTCTGCACAACAGAAATTTGAATTCTGGCCGGGCGCACAGTACGATCCGGCCATCCCGACCGTCGAGAAAGTCCTCGGCTTCGAGCCGGGAACGCGGCACGCCACGCACGCCGACATCGTGCGCTACTTTGAGGCGCTGGCCGCGGCCGCGCCCTCCCGCATCCGCCTGTTCGATTACGGCAAAACTTGGGAAGGAAGGCGCCTCTTCTATGCCGCCATCTCCGGCGAAGACAACATCCGCCGCCTGAACGAAATCAGGGCCGCACAGCAGCGGCTGGCAGATCCGAGAAAGACCACTGCCAACGAGGCGGCGAAACTCATCGCCTCGTCGCCCTCCGTGCTGGCGCTGATGTACGGCGTCCACGGCAACGAGATTTCCTCTCCGGACGCGGCGCTCGTCACCGCCTACCACCTGCTGGCCGCGCGCAACGACCCGATGATGGACCAGGTGCGGCGCCACGTCGTTGTTCTGCTCGACCCGCTCCAGAACCCCGACGGCCGCGAACGCTTCATCCACAACTTCGTCACCAATGTCGGCCTCGAGCCAGACCCGCACCCCGCCGCCGCCGAGCGCGCCGAGCCCTGGCCCGGCGGCCGCGCCAATCACTACCTGTTCGACATGAACCGCGACTGGTTCGCCCTCACCCAGCCGGAGACCCTGGGCCGCGTCCGTTACCTCCGCGAATGGCTCCCGCACGTCGTCGTCGATCTCCATGAAATGGGATCGAATTCTACGTATTTTTTCACTCCAGGCGCGCCTCCTTACAACCCGAATATCACCGCCGGCCAGAAAAAACAGATGCAGTGGTTCGGCCAGAATAACGCGAAATATTTCGACCGTTTCGGCTGGCCCTATTTCACCCGCGAAGTCTTCGACGAATTCTACCCCGGCTACGGCGCCTCCTGGCCCTGGTTTTACGGCGGCATGGGCATGACCTACGAGAACGCCAGCGTGCGCGGACTCGTCGTGCGCCGCTCCGACGATACGCTCTACCGCTATCAGGAGAGCGTCCAGAAACACTTCATCGCTTCCATTGCCACCTGCGAAACCGCCGCGCGCCAGCGCGAACAGCTCCTGTCGAGCTTCTGGCGCTATCAGGTCACCGCGGTGGAGGAGGGCCAGAAGGAACCCATCAAGGAGTATGTGCTCCCGCGGCGTGGGGACACAAGCGCTGTCGACAAGCTCGCCTCTCTTCTGGCCGAGCACGGCATCGAAGTGCGCCGCGCCAGCGCCGAATTCGAGGCCGGCGGGAAAAAATACCCCGCCGGATCCTACCTGATCAGCGCCGCCCAGCCCCGCAAGCGGTTTATCCGCGCGCTGCTCGAGCGCAACGTGCCTCTGGACGAGGCCTTCGTGAAGGAGCAGGAACGCCGCCGGAAAAAGGGGCTGCCGGACGAGATCTATGACGTCACCGGCTGGAGCCTGCCGCTGATGTACAACGTCGAATGCGACCCGCTCGAAGCGCCCGTCAATGTGGCTTCGACGCCCATCACCGCGCCCTACCAGCCCAAAGGTTCGGTCAGCGGGCGCGCTCAGGTCGCCTATCTGGTTCCCTGGGGCACTCAGGCGGCGGGGCGCTTCCTCACCGCCGCGCTGCGCGACGGCCTGCGCGTGCTCAGCGCCAACAAGCCGTTCACGCAAAACGGGCGCAATTATCCTTCGGGCACGCTGATCGTGCTCGTGAAGCAGAATGGAAGCGACATTCACGACAAAGTCGCCCGCCTGGCGGCCTCCAGCGGCGCCGAAGTGATCGCGACAGACTCCAGTTGGGTGGACGACGGAATCAACTTCGGCAGCAATAACGTGAGCACGCTCCGCCGGCCCGGCATCGCTCTGGTCTGGGATTCGCCCACTTCGTCGCTCTCCGCTGGCGCCACCCGGTTCGTGCTTGAGCGCCAGTACGGCTATCCCGTCACCGTGCTTCGCGCTTCCAGCCTCGCCACGGCTGACCTGAGCCGCTTCCACGTGCTGATCCTTCCCGACGCGGGCGGCTTCGGCGGCGGCTACGCCGCCGCACTGAATGCCGCAACGGCGCGCATCCAGCAGTGGGTGCGCGAAGGCGGCGTGCTCGTCGGCATCGGCGGAGCGCTTGCGTGGCTCTCGAGCCCTCAGGTGAATCTGCTCGCCATCCAGCAGGAGCAGCTTGCCCGCGAAGGTGCCTCCGCCACGGCCGCGCGCCAGCCGGAGACAGCCAAACCGGCGGCCGCCCAACAGCCAGCGGCCGCCGCGCCCGGGCAACAGACCGCCGCGGCTCCAGCCGCGGCGGGCCCCGTGCCCGGCAAACTGCTGGTCAAGGAAGAGGACTTCGAGAAAGCCATCGAACCGGACACCCGGCTGCCAGACGCCGTGGCGGGCGTCATCGTGCGCGCGCGTGTCGATCCCGAAACCTGGGTCACCGCCGGCCTGCCGGACACGCTCAACGTCCTCGTCAACGGCCGCGCCATCTACACGCCCATCAAGCGCGACCGCGGCGTCAACGCCGTCATCTTCGACGCCCCGGACAGGCTGCTGCAATCCGGCTACCTCTGGGAAGAGAACCGCAGGCAGCTCGCCTTCAAACCCTTCGTCGTGATCTCCAGTCAGGGCCGCGGCGCCGTGGTCGGCTTCACTGCCGACCCCAATTTCCGAGCCTTCCACGATGGACTGAATGTGCTCTTCCTGAACGCCGTCTTCCGCTTCCCCGGACCCACCGTGCGCGGCGGCGCCGCTGACCAGGAGCAGTAGACGCCACTCGCGGCTCCGCGAGGGGGGCGATCAATGCCAGCGCCACCCCTCGCGGACTCTCACCGTGTACTTCTTCTGGGGGTTCTGTGGATCCCACGCCTCCAGCTTCAGCCGGTGGAAACGGTTGTCCGGCCTCGCGCGGGACTCGTACAGGATCCGGTACTGGCAGCTCAGCATCGTGAAAATTGTCTGCGCGATGTCCCGGTAGGCGGTCTCAAAGCGCGGAAAAAACGCCTGCCCGCCCGTCTTCTTCGCCAGCATGTTCAGGAACGCTTCCGACTGAAGCAGCGTCATCCGCGACATGGAATCCAGGTAAACATCATATTGCCCCCGCAGCAGCGTCCCGGCGCCCATGACGAAGATGTTCAGACGGGCGGCCTCCGCTTTCTTCTCGACATCCCCCATCGTGTGCCGGCTCAGCGTGTTCAGGCCCGAACCAATCAGCACGATCACCTTCCGGCGGTCCAGAAATTCGAGCTTCTCCAGAATCTCGTACACGGCGTCATAGGTGTTCACCTCGCCCCAGAACGGCTGCCCGAGCCCGTCAAAAGCGGACCGCACCTCGCCTTTCAGCCGTGTGAAATCCTGGTGGATCTGAATCTCCTGCGAATAGGTCGCCAGCGAATACCAGTTGCCTTCAGGCGCGGCGTCGATCAGTTCCCGGAACGCCGTCACAATGTCGTTCAGATACAGGCCCGACGCCTGACTGTATTCCACAAGAATGGTCACCGCCACCGGCGTTTCCGGCTCCGCCAGCCGGAATGAAACCGGCTGGCCGTCTTCATAAAGGCGGAAATTCTGTTCCTTCAGCCCCGTGATCAGCTTTTCGCCGTCCTCGACGGTGAAATACAGCGAACGCTGCCCCAGCCCCTGGCCGGGCGCCCCGGCCGCCGCGAGCAGTGCGCCTAGCGCGCACCGGATGAAGACTCTCCGGGTTCGGGACATAGCTTTTCAATCGGCTCCCCAGGTTTGTACTCGATCTTCTCCGGCGCCGGGCAGCCCTGCACGGGGGCGAGCAGACTCGGCCGGTCCTTCTCTTCTTCCTCGGCCTGCGCGGCTACCTTCTTCAGTTCGGCCTTCATCCGGTCGAATTCCGCGCTGTTGACCACCAGCCCTTCCTTTGGCGGCAGAAACAGGATTTCCCGCCTGCTCTGCACCATCCGCTCAAAAAAAGGCGGGTGCGTGCGGAACCAGCTCAGCCCGTTCACGTAGCCTTCCCGCGTGGCCATTTTGTCAAAAAAGTGGATGAATCCGTTTGGATCAAAACCGGCATTCCAGGCGTATTGCACGCCTAATTGATCCGCCTCCAGTTCGAAATCACGGCTGACGCCGAGCAGGTCCAGGCTGAGCACCAGGCCCAGTCCGTAGAAGCCGTATTGCAGCGCATAATACGTGCCGATCGTGGCCGCTCCGCCGGTAAGGATGAGCGCGGCCACCTGCGCCGCCTGGTAAATGATGGATGAAATCGTCGACCGCTTCATCAGCCGGTTCCCGTGCCGCGCGGTGACATGCGCAATTTCGTGGGCCAGCACGCCCGCCAGTTGCGACTCGTTCTCCGCCGCCTCCAGCAGCCCGCGCTGCACGAACAGGAACCCGCCCGGCAGCGCAAACGCGTTCACCTCCTTCGAATTCAGCACCGTCACGTGCAGCGGCACCCTCAGGTCGCTGTGCCTGCCCACACGCTGTGCCAGATCGGCGACGTACTTTTTCACCACCGGATTTTCCACCTCCGGCGGCATCAACCCGGCCAGTTTCATCTCGCGCACCGCGTCCTGGCCCGTCTTGATGTCCTTCTCCTGCCCGGGAATCAGCTCGCGGAATCCGATGTCCCTGACGTCCCCCCATTTGCGCCGCACGTGCGCCCCGGAGGCAATTTCCGCCTGAATCTGCTTCAGTTCCGCCGGCCACTTCTCAATCAGGTCGAGCTTCGCCCTGCGGTTCTCGTAGGCCACCGGAATGGCGTGCTCCGCCAGCACGCGCGCCTGCGACTCCAGCGCGCGCAGGTTCTGAATCGCGCAGTGCCGCTTCTTTCGCTCCGTATCGTCAATCCGCGCCGTGTCGGCCCGCAGCCGGTTCTGTTCGTCCCGGAGCTGGCGGCCGAGATCGTCGGCCCGCTTGCGGAAATTCGCGGTGCAATTCTTCTGCGCTTCTTCCAGAATTTTCCGCATGGCCGCGATCTGCGCCGCCGTAAATTCCAGCTTCGGCGCCTCGTCAAACAGTTCCGCGTAAGACCTCAGCAGCGCCTGCCGCAGCGCCTGGCGCACGGCCGGTTCCAGCTGCGCGCGCTGGCTCTGCGCGGCGGCCGGCGCGAGCATCACCGCAACGGCCGTCACTACGGACACCACGCCCCGCCACACACATGGGGAACTTTTCGAAAGAGAGGAACGCGCCATGGCTGCCTCGTGCTCACTCATTCTAGCATCGGCCCGGTCCGGTCTCCACCGTCCTCGTCAGGCTAACCTGTGGAGAGACCCCCATGAGACCCGCATTTGCCCTTGCCTGTCTCTGTTTTCTCTCCCCCGTTCAGGCCGGAGAGCGCGTCCTCACATTGCGCGAGGCCGTCGAACTGGCCGCCCGGCAGAATCCGGACGTCGTGCTGGCCCGGCTGGACGAGCAGCGCGCCGCGCTGGGCATCCAGGCCGTGCGCGAGCCCGCGCTGCCTCGCCTCGTCGTTGGCAGCGGGCTGGCTTACACGAGCGGCATGCCGATGTCCATTGAAGGCGCAACTCCCGCGGTGATCCAGGCAAAAGCGGTGCGCACGCTCTGGAACCGTCCGCAGGGCTACCAGGTGGCCCAGGCGCGCGAAAGCGCCCGCGGCGCTTCGGCCACCGCCGCCGTGGCCCGCGAAGACGCGGTCCTCCGCGTGGCTTCGCTCTTCCTCGATCTCGAACGCGTGTTTCGCCAGGCCGAAGCCGTCGGGCGCCAGCTCGAGCACGTCCAGAAGATCGAGGCGGCCATCCGCCTGCGCGCGGAAGAAGGCCGCGACGCCCCCATCGAGGCCCGCCGCGCCGCCCTCGAAACCGCGCGCGCCCGGCTGCGCCTCCAGCAACTCACCTCCCAGCGAAGAACCACCGCCATGGCCCTGGCGGCCGCCCTCGGACTCGATCCCGCCGAGGACATCATCCCCGCCCGCGAAGAACGGCCCTCCCCTCCTCTGCCCGTCGAAGAGGACGCCTCCGTGGCCGAGGCGCTGCGCGACGACCCTGAAATCCGGCGCCTGGAGGCCGAGCTGGCCGCCAAACACCTCGAGGCCCGCTCCTGGCGCGCCATGCGGCTGCCGCGCATCGACCTGGTCGCACAGTACGGCCTGCTCGCCAGGTTCAACAACTACGAACAGTTCTTCAACCGCTTCGAGCGCCACAACGGACAGCTCGGTGCCTCCATCCAGATCCCGCTCTTCTCCAACAGCCAGGACGAGGCGCGCGCCTCGCAGGCCGAAATCGAGGCCCGCCGCCTCCGCACCCAGTTGCAGGACCTGCGCCGCCGCATCGAAAGCGATACCCGCGCCG
Encoded here:
- a CDS encoding peptidase M14, coding for MRRCLLLLAAAAAAVSAQQKFEFWPGAQYDPAIPTVEKVLGFEPGTRHATHADIVRYFEALAAAAPSRIRLFDYGKTWEGRRLFYAAISGEDNIRRLNEIRAAQQRLADPRKTTANEAAKLIASSPSVLALMYGVHGNEISSPDAALVTAYHLLAARNDPMMDQVRRHVVVLLDPLQNPDGRERFIHNFVTNVGLEPDPHPAAAERAEPWPGGRANHYLFDMNRDWFALTQPETLGRVRYLREWLPHVVVDLHEMGSNSTYFFTPGAPPYNPNITAGQKKQMQWFGQNNAKYFDRFGWPYFTREVFDEFYPGYGASWPWFYGGMGMTYENASVRGLVVRRSDDTLYRYQESVQKHFIASIATCETAARQREQLLSSFWRYQVTAVEEGQKEPIKEYVLPRRGDTSAVDKLASLLAEHGIEVRRASAEFEAGGKKYPAGSYLISAAQPRKRFIRALLERNVPLDEAFVKEQERRRKKGLPDEIYDVTGWSLPLMYNVECDPLEAPVNVASTPITAPYQPKGSVSGRAQVAYLVPWGTQAAGRFLTAALRDGLRVLSANKPFTQNGRNYPSGTLIVLVKQNGSDIHDKVARLAASSGAEVIATDSSWVDDGINFGSNNVSTLRRPGIALVWDSPTSSLSAGATRFVLERQYGYPVTVLRASSLATADLSRFHVLILPDAGGFGGGYAAALNAATARIQQWVREGGVLVGIGGALAWLSSPQVNLLAIQQEQLAREGASATAARQPETAKPAAAQQPAAAAPGQQTAAAPAAAGPVPGKLLVKEEDFEKAIEPDTRLPDAVAGVIVRARVDPETWVTAGLPDTLNVLVNGRAIYTPIKRDRGVNAVIFDAPDRLLQSGYLWEENRRQLAFKPFVVISSQGRGAVVGFTADPNFRAFHDGLNVLFLNAVFRFPGPTVRGGAADQEQ